A segment of the Streptomyces pactum genome:
GGCAAGGGTGACCGTACCGACCTCCTCGCGCGAGGCCGCGTCCGGCTTGTACGACTGGACGAAGTTCTCCAGCGCGTCCCGGATCTCCTCCGGCCGGATCGTGAGCTCCGCCATCTGAGTTCCCTGCTCTCCTTGTTGGGCCCGAAGTTTCACTTGGGGGGTATTCCACGAGTCGGGGACTCCCCCCAAAAAGAGGTGAATCCTCTGCACGGCCCAACCAGGGCCGTCGTAACTACGTAGTGCTTGCTGTGCTGTTGTCGCGCGAAAGCGTCAGCTCGCCAGTCGGCGGCCTGCGTCCTCCAGGCGGTCCGCGATGGAACCGTTGATGACCTCGTCACCGACCTGCACCCGGATTCCGCCGAGGACCCGGGGGTCCACGTCGAGGTTGAGGTGCATCGGGCGGCCGTAGACCTTCGCGAGGGCCGCGCCGAGGCGCCGCTTCTGCGTGTCGCTCAGCGGTACCGCCGAGGTGACGACGGCGACCATGCGGTCCCGCCGGTCGGCGGCGAGCTTGGACAGGGATTCGAGTCCCGACTCCAGGCTACGTCCCCGCGGCGCGGTGACAAGCCGCGTCACCAGACGCTCGGTGGTCACGTCCGCCCGGCCGCCGAGCAGGCTGCGCAGCAGCTCACTCTTGGCCGGGGTGGTGGCCGAGCGGTTGGTCAGCGCGGCGCGCAGCTCGGTGTTCGAGGAGACGATCCGGCCGAACCGGAACAGCTCGTCCTCGACGTTGTCGAGCCGGCCCGCCTTCTGCGCGGCGGTGAGGTCGGCGGTGTCCGCCAGCTCCTCCAGCGCGTCCACCAGGTCGCGTGACTGCGACCAGCGGGAGCGCACCATGCCGGCCACCAGGTCAGCGGCGGGGCCGCTGACCTGGGTGCCGAGGAGGCGCTGGGCGAGCTCCGCCTTGGCCTCGCCGGCCTGCGCCGGGTCGGTGAGGGCCCGACGCAGCGACACCTCGCGGTGGAGCAGCGCGGTGACGGAGGCCAGCTCGTCGGCGAGCGAGCCGGCGTCCACGGACGTGGAGTCCGTCAGCGCGTCGAGACGCTCGCGTGCGGCAGCCAGGGCCTCGCGGCTCGCTCCGTTCATCGGGTTGCCTCTGCCTTCGTCGCCTTGTCGTCCAGCTCGTCCAGGAAGCGGTCGATGACGCGGCTCTGCCGGGCGTGGTCCTCGAGGGACTCGCCGACGAGCTTGCCGGCCAGCTGAGTGGCCAACTGTCCGACGTCCTGGCGCAGCGCGGACGCGGCGGCCTTGCGGTCGGCCTGGATCTGGGCGTGACCGGCGGCGATGATCTCCTCACGCTGCCGCTGGCCTTCCGCGCGCATCTCGGCGATGAGCGTGGCGCCCTGCTCCTGCGCCTCCTGGCGCAGGCGCGCGGCCTCGTGCCGGGCCTCGGCGAGCTGGGCCTTGTACTGCTCGAGGACGCTCTGGGCCTCGGTCTGCGCGGCCTCGGCCTTCTCGATACCGCCCTCGATGGCCTCGCGTCGCTGCTCCAGAACCTTGTTGATGTTCGGAAGGAGCTTCTTGCCCAGGACAAAGAAGACGATCGCGAAGGCGATCAGACCGATGATGAGCTCGGGGATCGCCGGGATGAGAGGGTTCTGCGCCTCTTCCTCAGCCGCCAGCGTTACCAGGGGCGAGATCACGTCAGTTCCTTCCGTCGAAGTTTCTCGTCGGCCAGGACCGGATCAGGAAGGCACCGGGTAGACGAAGCCCATGACCAGACCGATCAGGGCGAGCGCCTCACAGAGCACGAAGCCGAGGATCTGGTTCTGGCGGATCAGACCGGCGGCCTCGGGCTGCCGGGCGAGAGCCTGCGTACCGTTACCGAAGATGACACCCACGCCGATGCCCGGGCCGATGGCGGCCAGGCCGTAGCCGATCGCGGCGAAGTTGCCCTGGATGTTGGTCGCAGCGAGGGTCTGGAGAGCGGACATGCCGTTTCTTCCTTCTTGTTCAACAGGGGCCGGTGGGGGTTGGCCACCGGGCGTAGACGGGGATTGGTGCTCAGTGGTGCTCGGCGAGCGCGCCCTGGATGTAGCTGCAGGACAGGAGGATGAAGACGTAGGCCTGGAGCGCCTGGATGAACAGTTCGAAGACCGTCATCGCGAGGACCATCAGGAACGACACGGCCGAGTAGGCGATACCGATCCCGTTCAGCAGGTACCAGGCACCGATCGTGAAGATCAGCAGCAGGACGTGCCCGGCGAACATGTTGGCGAAGAGTCGCACCGCGTGCGTGAACGGCCGGATGAACACGTTCGAGAGGAACTCGAAGAACATGACGACCGGGAAGACCGGACCGAGCGACGGGTCGTAGGCGGTGATGTTCTTGAATCCGCCGAGGAAACCGTGCCGCTTGAAGGTCAGGCTCACCCACAGGATGTAGACGATCGCGGCGAGGCCGGCCGGGTAGGCGATGATCGCCGTCGCCGGGAACTGGGCGATCGGGACGATCGACCAGAGGTTCATGATCCAGATGAAGAAGAACAGCGAGACCATGAGCGGGACGTACTTCTCGCCCTCGCGCTTGCCGATCGTCTCGTAGACGACACCGCGTCGCACGAAGTCGTAACCGGCCTCGCCGACCATCTGGAGCTTGCCCGGCACCAGTTTGGGGTTTCGAAAGGCGGCCCAGAAGAACCCGACGACGATGACCGAGCTCAGAGTGGTCAGCAGCATCGGTTTGTTGATTTCGATGCCGCCTACTGTGAACAGCGGCTCGAAGAGGAACGAGTGCAGGCCGGGGGTCGGGAAACCGCACCCATCGAAAATATGACAATCAGTCTCGAAGGCGAGCGTCTTGGCGTCACTCACCGCGAGCTCCTTCAGCGTGGCGCATGGGTACGGCAACCTCGATGTGTCGGCGCGGTATGCGACCGCGAGACGGCACTGGACTGGATTTGCGGATATGGGGGCGGCGACTGGGGTCCGAGCCGTGAAGCGTCACAGGCACGGCTGCCACCCACGCCAGCTCTGCCGCAGTTGTGGCGAGACGATAGCAAATGAGCGGAAGCCTCCTTACGCCGACCCTACGGGTCACGATGGCGTCCGGGCTGTGTCCGGCTCCACGTAGAGGACCTTGGCCTTCATATGGGAGCGCACTTGCGCCGCGATCCAGACCAGGGTGGCAGCGAGCAGTGTGAAGGCGAAGCACTTCGGGTTGAAGGCGGAGCTGCTCCGCAGGGCGGTCAGGACGACCATCAACAGCAGGATCTGTGTGGTGTAGACCAGCAGCCCCATCATCTGGAAGAGATGAGGCAGGGAGCGCGCCGTCCGTTGCAGGACCATGAGGCCGCTGACCATGAACAGCACGACGAGAAGGGTGCCGAAGGCGGCGCCGAGCGCACCCTTGCTGCCGACCACGGCGGCACTGACCGCGACTCCGACCATGCCCGCGGCAACGGTGGGCAGTGCGCAGTGCAGAAGTGTTCGTACGTCGTTGGACTGCATGGTGGCAGCTCCTCCGGCGAAGTCTGGGGGACGGTGCAGGTCGTCGAGCGACGACAGTATCCCGAGAGCGCGAGGCAGAACTCACCGGGCGGCCGGTCGGGACCGGCACACCGCACGCTATCTGGGATCTCGTGAACCGTATCACAAACTATTTGATGAGGTCTTTACCTCGAAGGTGTGCTCGCTGTCACACGGACAGGCCAAGTGCCAGGTCGGCGCGGTGACAGGGAGTGCCGGAGCTGG
Coding sequences within it:
- a CDS encoding F0F1 ATP synthase subunit delta, with translation MNGASREALAAARERLDALTDSTSVDAGSLADELASVTALLHREVSLRRALTDPAQAGEAKAELAQRLLGTQVSGPAADLVAGMVRSRWSQSRDLVDALEELADTADLTAAQKAGRLDNVEDELFRFGRIVSSNTELRAALTNRSATTPAKSELLRSLLGGRADVTTERLVTRLVTAPRGRSLESGLESLSKLAADRRDRMVAVVTSAVPLSDTQKRRLGAALAKVYGRPMHLNLDVDPRVLGGIRVQVGDEVINGSIADRLEDAGRRLAS
- a CDS encoding F0F1 ATP synthase subunit B translates to MSPLVTLAAEEEAQNPLIPAIPELIIGLIAFAIVFFVLGKKLLPNINKVLEQRREAIEGGIEKAEAAQTEAQSVLEQYKAQLAEARHEAARLRQEAQEQGATLIAEMRAEGQRQREEIIAAGHAQIQADRKAAASALRQDVGQLATQLAGKLVGESLEDHARQSRVIDRFLDELDDKATKAEATR
- a CDS encoding ATP synthase subunit C; this translates as MSALQTLAATNIQGNFAAIGYGLAAIGPGIGVGVIFGNGTQALARQPEAAGLIRQNQILGFVLCEALALIGLVMGFVYPVPS
- the atpB gene encoding F0F1 ATP synthase subunit A encodes the protein MSDAKTLAFETDCHIFDGCGFPTPGLHSFLFEPLFTVGGIEINKPMLLTTLSSVIVVGFFWAAFRNPKLVPGKLQMVGEAGYDFVRRGVVYETIGKREGEKYVPLMVSLFFFIWIMNLWSIVPIAQFPATAIIAYPAGLAAIVYILWVSLTFKRHGFLGGFKNITAYDPSLGPVFPVVMFFEFLSNVFIRPFTHAVRLFANMFAGHVLLLIFTIGAWYLLNGIGIAYSAVSFLMVLAMTVFELFIQALQAYVFILLSCSYIQGALAEHH